Sequence from the Plasmodium yoelii strain 17X genome assembly, chromosome: 10 genome:
TGTGATTCGTCAATGCTGGAAATAATACTACATACGATACCAGAggaaaatagtaaaaattatCAACTATGGAAAACGTCaataaaaaagttatataCCCTTATAGGGGATAGAAAAAAAGAGATTCTTCGAAAAATGATTTTCTCTGATAAGGATAAAACGTTCGAAACTGATGAAAAGGATGAAGGGGAAGgatatgatgaaaataatttgatagaggaaaaaaataaatataatgaactaaatttaaaaacatatGATTTTATGAATACTATGGATAATAATGGATATCGAAATTTCTTTAATTCGTCTTTTTCATCAGAAGCTGGAGGAAATACTCCAATTAATCAAAATAACTATTTTTCAACAGTTCCACTTTCAAAAGCTGATGTAAAGACagaaaaatatgaagaaggaaaagaaaataatattaatatattagaaGATGAAAAGTTTtgcttatttatatgtactATAAACGACATACATAAAAGATTTCAATATTTGTTGTTGATTGAAAATTatgattttatttattctgatttaattaaacatattcaaaacaaattaaacaatatagatttaataataaataagcaTATGTTATTAAAGCAACTTTTTTgtaatgttttatttttatgtaattGGCTAAACGAACCTAGATGTTTTAAATGGTTTCAATGGAATGATGTAttcaataaattatataatttaaatggaTTTTTAGAAAATGGAAGGATATCAAGAGAAAGATGCATACTACTTCTTTTAGCTGAACATACAGGTGAAATATTTACTGAAAAGGAATTAAACGaactaaaaaaaacaagTAAGTTACATATTAGAGACCTTTATGATAAATCTATCGATTTTATTAATTGCTTTTTGGAGTTAAAGAACCAATTAGAAACTgaagaatttaaaaaaagttgTTGCATATTTAGCAGCGAATTAGAAGATGTAGAAGTTGAAAAATGTTcagataattttttaaacgataaagtattaaaaaGTGATAAATTTTTGGAAAAAGTTAAAGATTTTGTAAAAAAGtattataaacaaatggTATACATTATATGGAACTTGGTATTATTgataaagaaatatttaataGTTATGATTTGGTTAGGCGATGTTAAACCATTTTATCCCCTTTTTAGTTACTTAGATGAAggaaagaaaataaaatactctGAGGatttatttgtaaatttgtctcatttttttgaatCGTACAATAAGTATTTTAACATTGTAAAAAAGAGTCAAGAGGAGTTACAAAAAGGAATAGGAGATACTAGTGATCAAggacaaaatgaaaaaacaaaaaatatagcattaaataatagtgatgattttattttttctgcTGACTATTTTGagaaaaatattcaaaaggAGTCCCATGAAATTGCAAACGATTCGaattatacaaattttaaagacGGAAACAAACCTAATTACGAAACTTGTGAattgagaaaaaataaaatagttgAGATGAATAATCGTAATTATAACAACGATAGTGAATATATTGAGAATAATTcctatatagaaaataatgatattagtattaaaaattgtaataatgaaaaaggtATGCTagattttatgaaaaataatgacAATTTGAAAACAGAGAACTACGAACTAAAACATCGAAAATCGTTAACAAACACAATAGATTATGGATGTGAGATAAGAAGAAAAAGTATTGAAAAAGAAAAGGGgaataataacaaatttattaaagGAGCGAGTTTTGAAAACATGCTTGAAGCAGAATTCGATTCTTCTGCTTAGGGTATAATAAAAGcgatatttttactattgtTTCAgtaatgtatacatatatatgaatgCATATATTAGTAcgtaatattttataacaataatttgttatgtgtgttttattttttttgtgccttttcataaatataattttttacaaaaaatagaTTCAAATAGGTTAGTTTAAATAGTATTGAactttgttttatttttgaattgTGTTTTAGTAAGGTGCAGAAGAAATTAATCAAATATGCTTCGCAATAACTGCATTAATGTATAATGTGTGTGCATAAGTCTATATAAGATTGTAATAATGTTTTACGTGaaaaatttttcatattaattgGGCATATTTTTTGAGGTATTTCATTCTATGATACttattttaaatatcatATTTGATCacacttattttatttaatcaTTTCACTATTTTAgttacatttttaattaaaaaagaaatatttaattttttcatgaCTCCTCAAagatattgttatattttttaacaaaaaaaatactttatatgaatatatataacatatttattttattagaaACATATTCAAGTTATATGCGTAATGGAAATATCAAACCTTCGCATTTTTGTAGttgatataatatttttttaaatgaaattttttttttcttttaattttatactataaaaatcaatataaataaaaaataatgtttttttcaaaaaatatacattttttccCATTGCCACGTATGATTTATTTACTGTAGTTCTCaatcattttttacaaaaatttttagattaaaaaaaaaacgtttTTTGGGTATCTTCGTCGATAGCTTGTTTAGTTGTACTTGATTTACCCTCCCCTAATACACtttttgcaattttttttgcaattttgtttttgcaatttttttttgcaattttttttgcaatttttatttttttttttttttctattaagTTAAATTTTGTATGGTTTTTATTTAAgttaaattatttgtatttatcAATATTTGTTAAAGTTTGCCGTTAGCGTTTTTTCATACtgtttatattcattatatgCATGCTCCTTGATTTTATGATATTGTATTTTAGATTAAACAGATTGCCACAATGAATAACCATTATCTGCATACCCTAGACGAATATGCtgaaaatatcaaaaataataattactTAGGATTGACTTCATTCAACTCCAAGTTGTCAGAATGGACTATACTAATTACTGTATTAggttttatatttatgatcATACTCCGTTATTTCGTTGCGGGCATACATACTAAATTAATACCGAAGGATAGtattttgtataaatattCGAGACATTCATTATTGGATaaactaaataaaaaatttgatatatctaaaaaaggttgtatatataaatggaaAGAAAACTTTTGGTTTGGGTTATGGCACAGTTTTTCTCTcgcatataatattattttattgataTCAATGTCTGGATACTTAACTAATAAAGATGGATGGGTTAAAACTTGTTTTAAGGAACCTAATggaaaatgtttttttttagttacaGAAGatgaatataatgaaaataaaaaaggatgGCCATATATGTATCTAGATAAtcatgtttattatttttatttaatacagCTTTCTTTTTGGTCATCATGCCTTTTTTAtctaaaatatgaaataaaaagaaaagactattatatatttataatgcaCCATTTAGCaactataatattattattatattcacaaGTTCTTAATTTATGGAGAGCTGGATTAGCAGTATTATTTCTTCATGATATAGTTGATGTTGGACTTTATATTTCTAAAACTATAAATTACTCAAAGCCAGAATATCAAAAACTAttgacatttttttattcattttttgttttatctttctttttctttcgcattattttgtttttattttatattgttattcCTGTAAGTAATATTAATACGATCAAGTCATATACTGATGGATTTATTAATTCACATAATGATGTTCCGACTGGATATGTTCCAGTTATTTTTCTTTGGGTATTGATGGTAAGACGAAGATGCAcattatatcatttttttaattttaaaataagtatattttttatatatttatttagaaTAGACACAATAACCCAGAGAATAAAATGCATTTGGGATATATTGTAATTGAATATCATatacataacatatttttttgttttttatcatatttaatTTCCTTTCAGGCAATGCATTTTTATtggttttatttaattttgaagATGACACGTATATATATTGTGAAAGCATGGagtaataaaattgaaaaaatatcataaagTGAATACAATTTGAAACTGAATGTATTGAATGtgtttgtatatatacatgatattatatttattttttttacttttttttatttt
This genomic interval carries:
- a CDS encoding translocation associated membrane protein, putative, whose protein sequence is MNNHYLHTLDEYAENIKNNNYLGLTSFNSKLSEWTILITVLGFIFMIILRYFVAGIHTKLIPKDSILYKYSRHSLLDKLNKKFDISKKGCIYKWKENFWFGLWHSFSLAYNIILLISMSGYLTNKDGWVKTCFKEPNGKCFFLVTEDEYNENKKGWPYMYLDNHVYYFYLIQLSFWSSCLFYLKYEIKRKDYYIFIMHHLATIILLLYSQVLNLWRAGLAVLFLHDIVDVGLYISKTINYSKPEYQKLLTFFYSFFVLSFFFFRIILFLFYIVIPVSNINTIKSYTDGFINSHNDVPTGYVPVIFLWVLMAMHFYWFYLILKMTRIYIVKAWKSSKSDIVDIRSDNEDEDDEGEGKEPQK